The genomic window GATGGTTACAGCGGTTTTAAATCAGATGATGTAATTCCTTTACGAAATTTTTTAGTTAAAAGTAAAGAGGAAGTAAAGAGTTTTCTTTTACAATTTGTAGATGGACTTGCTTTAATTTCTAAACATTATTCGGCAATTCTTAAATCTAACAATAGTGCATTTGATGAAAACGAATTAAATCTATTGACTAAAATCCGAAATGCAGGAAATATTGCCAATTATCTTCCATTAATGGTTGCTTCTAGAATTAAACGTGAAAATAACGAAACTTTAAATGAGGAATATATTGGACTTTTAAAGTCACTTGAAATGTTTTCATACAGAGTATTTCTTTGGGAAGGAAAACGAAGTAATGCTGGATTATCAAAATTCTATCGTTGGGCTGATGATATTTTTGCTTCAAAACATTCTTTACAATCTGTTACGGAATGGATTTACGGCACAATCAATTGGTATTCGCCAGAAAATGGTTTCCGAAAATCTCTAACTGAAGATTTTTTCGAGTGGTATCATCACAGAAGATTATTAAAATACACACTTTTTGAGTTTGAACTTTTTCTATTGAAAGGCAAAAACAAACCAAAATTGAATTGGGAAGATTTAACCGACTCTACAATCGAGCATATTTTACCCCAAAATCCAGACGTAAATTCAAATTGGATTTCTAAATGGACAGACGAAGAACGAAAGAAATTTATACACGACATTTCAAATTTAGTACTGACAAAAGATAATTCACGATACAGCAATTTTGAATTTGAAAGAAAAAAAGGAATTGCAGGTTCAGGATACTCTTACTCAAATTCAGACATAAGACAAGAACGGAAAATTGCGGAATTTGACGATTGGACACCTGAAAACCGAAGTATAAGAAGAAAGGAATTAACAAGTTGGATTATCGGAAATTGGGGTATTGACAGACATTTTCAAGCACCGACAGACGACATAATTGAGGACGAAGAAGAACCGATTTTTAATGACATCGACTAACAACACAGCAGGTAACAGGCGTTTGGCAAAAAAGCGGGTTCAGTGCATACTTGAAGCTTTGTGCTTCGTATCAAGTTCAGTGCTGGCAGACAGTTTAGTGCTTCGAAATCCGCTTCTTCGCCAAGCGCCAAAACGTTAGGCAACATTTTAAAATGAACATTTTCAACAGAAAGGCAAAAAAGAAACATATCGAACAATTCGAACACAATGTGGCTGAATTGTTAGAAACTGCAATGCCTCAAATTAACACAGCAATTGGACTTTCCAAAATTTATGGAATTAGTTTTATGCACAAGCCGAATGGGATTTATATTTCTCGCGGATACAACACCCGCTCTTCCAGATTTGTAATCTGGAAGCCTATCGAAGGATTTGTAATCCTTAATACATTACAACATATACTAATTCGCGATTACCAATTACGAACAGCAGATTAAAGCTTTGACAAACTTTTAGCCACTTTGCAAAAGTTTATCAAAGCTCCGTGTTGTATTGCAATCGCTTCGTTTACCAAACCCGATTGCAACGGCAGCCCCGAGAGAGCGTTTGCGAACGCGGGCTACAGTGTAAAGCGGGACCGCAATTGCAATGAAACACTGCCAATCATTTCAAAAAAATCAACAAAACCGCTATCCAATAAATTTCTGTATATTTGCCACTCGAAGCTGAATTTCTTTAATCATTAAAGCAACTCGCAAGTTAGTCCTTCTTAAAAAATGATTGTTCTAGCTTCTTCGAATTTTAAAGTGTGATACATGCACTTTTTAATTTTTACTTTAAACTTAGAAAAAATGTTATTTTCAGAATTGAGGCTTATTGAGCCTATATTAAAAGCTGTTGAATCCGAAGGATATCAAAAGCCAACTCCCATACAGGAAAAAGCTATTCCTAGCATCTTAAAATTGAAAGATTTATTGGGTTGCGCACAAACTGGAACTGGTAAAACTGCCGCTTTTGCGATACCGATGTTGCAAATTTTGCACATGCGCCATTTAAAAACCAATAAAAAAGCAATTAAAGCATTGGTGTTAACGCCAACAAGAGAGCTTGCTATCCAAATACAAGATAGCTTTAACGCTTACGGCAAAAATTTACCAGTAAAAAATTTAGTTATTTTTGGAGGTGTGGGCCAGCAACCACAAGTAGATGCACTTAGAAAAGGGGTAGATATTTTAGTGGCTACGCCAGGCAGGCTACTAGACTTGATGAACCAAGGCCATATTAGCCTTAGCGACATCGAAATTTTTGTGCTAGATGAAGCCGACCGTATGTTGGACATGGGTTTCATCCACGATGTGAAGAAAATTGTAGCCAAACTTCCTGCTAAAAGACAAACGTTATTTTTCTCGGCAACTATGCCTCCAGAAATCGAAAAATTGGCTAATGCCATATTGCAAGATCCTGTGAAAGTAGAGGTTACTCCGGTGTCTTCTACCGCAGAAACCATTAACCAATCGGTATATTTTGTAGATAAGCCCGACAAAAGAAAATTACTAAAACACCTTTTAGA from Pedobacter sp. SL55 includes these protein-coding regions:
- a CDS encoding DUF262 domain-containing protein; this translates as MEKKTLSNILEGKIFQIPDYQRGYAWEAKQWKDFVQDIDALIDDKIISHYTGTIVIYQPIDKPTENYGTKKLEIVDIVDGQQRLTTCSLYLSIILKELINVSEEDFTTEIPIYLHSGSKSKLRLNNDTADFYLDLVSKGVSNIEPNSVHQKRIYEAYCFLKKHIEEQLEIRAEKGEEYLKDLFDAIIRKLNFSFYPIEVESEIGMTFELMNSRGKDLSSMELLKNYLMYWVYRNIQDISEKEDFTKTINKTWKEVYVNIAKCNGSESQCLRIAWTLFVNYTPKNWDGYSGFKSDDVIPLRNFLVKSKEEVKSFLLQFVDGLALISKHYSAILKSNNSAFDENELNLLTKIRNAGNIANYLPLMVASRIKRENNETLNEEYIGLLKSLEMFSYRVFLWEGKRSNAGLSKFYRWADDIFASKHSLQSVTEWIYGTINWYSPENGFRKSLTEDFFEWYHHRRLLKYTLFEFELFLLKGKNKPKLNWEDLTDSTIEHILPQNPDVNSNWISKWTDEERKKFIHDISNLVLTKDNSRYSNFEFERKKGIAGSGYSYSNSDIRQERKIAEFDDWTPENRSIRRKELTSWIIGNWGIDRHFQAPTDDIIEDEEEPIFNDID
- a CDS encoding DEAD/DEAH box helicase — its product is MLFSELRLIEPILKAVESEGYQKPTPIQEKAIPSILKLKDLLGCAQTGTGKTAAFAIPMLQILHMRHLKTNKKAIKALVLTPTRELAIQIQDSFNAYGKNLPVKNLVIFGGVGQQPQVDALRKGVDILVATPGRLLDLMNQGHISLSDIEIFVLDEADRMLDMGFIHDVKKIVAKLPAKRQTLFFSATMPPEIEKLANAILQDPVKVEVTPVSSTAETINQSVYFVDKPDKRKLLKHLLDDLKIDHTLVFTRTKHGADRIARDLAKDGIKAAAIHGDKSQGARQRALTEFKDRKLKVLVATDIAARGIDIDELSYVFNYDLPNIPETYVHRIGRTGRAGANGTAISFVDAEENEYLLDIHKLIKRTIPIVENHPYPLSWKSMLANKEVQRKPQKDSKGNAAGNKKKVFKGGGNKRR